TGTTTGTATCACATTTTAAAGTTCAGTATACTGCTAACTAAGTATGCTTCTATATGATcttcattattaattttatatacCACCCAATAGctttcatttttgatactcttcagATTTTCCCAAATGATGTATATATTGGTGAAATGATTGATGCTGCCAAGTCATTTGCGTAAGTTACTACAGTCTATAAATATGATTTCATTTCCATATCAATTTTGTGAATTTGATTGTAAGTATTTTTAAGCGGGTCAAAGATACTCAAAGCAGCTACTCTTATAACAACTATTAGGTATTGCCACTTGAGGGAATTgtagaggtggcaaaatgggtgggtTGGGTAACTAGTTAAAATCTGTTTAATTGAAACAAGCAATTATTACGTGATGGAAACTGGTGAGTTGAGCTGTAAACTATTTTTTATTCCAGATTAATATATTTTTTCCTTTAAAATTTTAGCATCAACACGATTGAAATGTGATGTTATAATGATAAACAATATTTTTTGTATATCAATATGATTTAGGAGGTTGTAAGCATAAAATACACTTTTGCTAACACTCGACATCGTTGACCTGTTCGACCGTTAGTTCGGTAaggaaaatatttttattttgatcCCACTAACGGGTCTAATTGCCACCTTTAGGGAATTGTTTGTTCTCAACCAAAGCACCACTAGTTCTTATGCATATGTTCGACCGATAGTCCGTTGAGTGTAATCTTTATTGGAAAATCTATCTTTACTCTGTATTACTCACATTTGTTAGAATTAATTAATTATTCTCGCAGACTCCATTTTTTTCCTCTTCCAATGCCTCAGAAGAACTCTTTAGAGTGGTTTGTACGGAAAGTGCAAGAGAGAATTGTTTTAAACACATTGAGGAAATCATTGGTGAAGGCTGCATGCAACTCCAGGTGAGATGTTGGTGCGATTGTGACTAAACCTTTTTTACATATGTGTAGTCTTGACAAAGTTTTTACTTGTTAATTATAGGCACTCGGTCGAGTATGTAGAACGAGATGAGACGATAGTGGCTCATATGGTGGATGGATTTGATGCTTTCATTAAGGTTTCTCAAGGGTGGCCAATGTCTAGTTCACCATTGAAACTAATATCTATAAAGTATTCAAGTCAATCTTCAAAGGAGGTTACTTTCAGCTTTCTTTGCAAAGTTGAGGTTAGCCTTGCATTTTCATATATGTACTATGTTTAAGCTCATGAAATTTGGTTGAACTTATAGCTTGTTATGATCATTACAACTTGAGTTGTAACTCTTTCTAGAAAGTATTTTATAATTGAGGTGGTAACTGGACCTATTTACCTAAAAATGAATTGATTTGGATTATGATATATTATATCCGATGGTTCGAAGCAAGGTTGAAAACGGCTTGAGGCGGGGTCGAGACGGTCAGGACCTTAAAGGGTTGAGACGGTCGGGACAGGTCGAGGTGGATGTTGACCAATGTGGActttcaaacatataaatatatatttatatacatattttgagCTAAAACTTTCATTgactgtgtgacgacccggaaattttcgaccaaatttaaactttatctttaaatgatttcgacacgataagcaaagtctgttaagttgagtcacaaaaattttgaactgtttcatatactaatttgaccttcgactattcccgacgattcacgaaccactatctgtaaataaatacaaatatatttaaatatatatattaatttgaaatagaaacttatgtgatttagttcatttgtgtaaataaaataatatatgatattactataaatctatatatatgtgaaaattatattgaatatatatatatatatatatatatatatatatatatatatatatatatatatatatatatatatataatttagaatttatttaataaatgctcgtaGCACTCTTTTGTCATCTTGAtaattattaatcaagttaaattcaaatttatatgattttaaaataaacagtgatccgaaataGAGATATATAAAGTAGAGACTTATTAAAAATCTATTTagaagctatttgttaaattttaaaactttttatattttacctagaatcgagcgtggacagttgatttaatttttatttaatagttttaaacaattaatgatcgtttttataaaataatgattagaataaataaagatgtttaatataaaaaaattGAGATTTTTATGTGTATTTTTATCCATTATCAACGGAGCAGGAATTTcaatccgtgaatgaaatagtagacgacggctaatttaatcacacgttttaattattcaatgaatattaaatattattattaaattatttagatTCCTGCTTTTTGCTTTCTGTTTTCTTTCACATCCATCCTATCTAAATTATCTGTATATAGATATAGGTACATGGATAAAGAGATATAAAAATATCTATCTTGCTCCTGCTTAATTACCCGACTGCTATACTATTTGAGTTACTATTTGAGGTTACTGTGCTAATTTGTTTTCTTCAGTGAACTCTCTTTCCTATCAATTTATCTAATCTCTTATATATACATGCATACTAATACTAAATGGAGAGATATACATTTCCTTCTTATTTCTTCCCGGTAATCCATCTTCTTCAATCACCCACACCATCGACCTTcaccttttttttaaaaaacaagcAACACTATCGTTGAACACAATCACTTCGATCATCATATCAAGCATGCTgcgtttttctttctttcttttgtcTTTCTGTTTGGACGACACCCAACTGCAACTGCTACTTGTACGCACCTTTAACCATCACCAAACCACCATTCAGTCGTCGCCATTAAACCACCCATTAAAAACTGCTGCTGCTATGGTACGGTGCTTCTGCTACAGCAGCTATAAACATTGTTGCCACACCTGTACAAGCTACAAATTAACATCACCATTCTCCACACACAATCATGACTGTTGCATCTATTTGTCTGTTTAGAATAATTCGCGTGCCACTGCAAAACTGCGGCTACTATCCTTTCTGTTTTGGTTATGTTCGGACTATTAAACCCCACCTTCTTCGAACCACCACCACTCTCCTTGTTTGTTACCATAAGCAAACCAACACCACAATAAACCGTCTCATCACCACTATCAtaatttcttttcttttcttgtCGTTATCAGATACCCAAGAACACACACATACCTCGCTTCGATCTAAATGTTTCCTTTTCATCACCCTTCAAGTGATCAAGTCCCCACAATCTCATTCACCTCTCTTGACTTAAACTCTAAACACACCTTTCATTTAAACAACTGCTTATTTGTTTTCTGTTTCGATTCAATCACCATCGTCTTCGATCACCACCTTTCATCATGTTAACCCTACTTGCAAACCCCCTCATGTAATATTCGTTTCAGTTTAGTTCAACCAGGCCACAACACCAAAACACACTAACACAAATTAGTGGACTTGCTTTTTCTTTTGCCTTTGACATGGACCCATATAAACCAACACACTCTTCTCTTTGTTTTTGCAATTCGGAAGAAAGCAAATACCAAATGAGGTCACCTGCGACTGCTGCAATCCCAACCGTGATGATCACCATCTCCTTTCTCTCGATATATTTTGTTGTATCCTGTTTCGAGTCCACAATAATAATGAACGACCatcgatgttttttttttttatatatgatgaCAAAGGGGTTGAGTTGTGAAAGTAATCATAAAAAAAGACCTCAATTACTTTTCAGTCGCTGCTATGGCacctttcaattttttttttttatcatccgAACCCCACCACTACAACTATATTGAATTGTTTAAAGAAGAACATGGCATGCGTAATTGATAAGGGATGTGGACCACCTTTTTCAAAAACTCTCGGCCACATGCAATATCATATCTTataaaaaacaataaaaaaaaaaaataataaataaataaataaaaagtggcACGAAGATATGGTTTGTGCAGATGCACTTTTgcgatttatttaaaaaaaaaaaaaaaaacaaaagaaatcaTAGTTAACTAATTTGGAACGTGGACCTTCACACTACCATGTCCGTAAACTTGTTTTTTTTGGTGAttgggatttttttttttatttcgttttgGGCTTCAAACATAATTAAGTGTGTTGGGCCGAGATCTTTTATTTTGTGTGGGCCGAAATTTATTTTATGTTGGGCCGAGTAAACGGGTTATATAGATTACGCCGTGAGTTAAAACCGAAAAGTATCAGCAGAGCATTGGTTAGAGTATGGGGTGTTTAAGCGaggggtctcgagttcgagcctggtATGAAGCATTTTTTTAATTGGAAAAGCCTTTTAACTCTTCAAAGGTAGTTTATctatattttcattattagtattattattgttgttattattattattattattattattattattattattattattattattattatattattattattactatttttattattaatatcataagtattagtattattattagtaatattattgtcattatagttattaatataaatattagtattattattattagtattcattattattaaatgtatcctttttataaaaattaccattttattattataattagtattataggatgaaacaactttttatttattattatcaatatcattttatcaaattactattagttatataaaactatatttactacatataacataactatattaatatttttataagaaatattaattaatgtaattaattaggttattaatgaaacacataattaaaataacaattaattcactaataatacttaaatttgttcgacttcaattatatgtgttaatatatatacaaatgatataggttcgtgaatccgaggccaaccctgcattgttcaattgttcaatgtcgttctatgtatttttactacaaaatacattaggtgagttcatttatttcccttttactctttacatttttggggctgagaatacatgcaaatgctttattaaatgttttacaatatttatatgcttgagtttcattattccctttttaaatacctttgcaatatatatttttgggactgagaatacatgcgctgcttttataaatgttttacgaaatagacacaagtacgtgaaactacattctatggttgaattattgaaatcgaatatgcctttttattaagtctggtaatctaagaattagggaacagacaccctaattgacgtgaatcctaaagatagatctatcgggcccaacaagccccatccaaagtaccggatgctttagtacttcgaaatttatatcatgtccgaaggaggatcccggaatgatggggatattcttatatgcatcttgtgaatgtcggttaccaggtgttcaatccatatgaatgatattttttgtctctatgcatgggacgtatgattatgagaaatggaagtatgaaatcttgtggtctattaaaattatgaaatgattctttatgataaactaatgaactcaccaaccttttggttgacactttaaagcatgtttattctcaggtacgaaagaaatcttccgctgtgcatttgctcatattagatatattacttggagtcattcatgacatatttcaaaagatgttgcattcgagtcgttgagttcatcaagattattattaagtcaattatatttggatatattatgaaatgctttacatgcctgtcaactgtcgatgtaacgaaagtttgtcttttaaaaacgaatgcaatgtttgtaaaatttatcatatagaggtcaattacctcgcgatgtaatcaactgttgtgaatcgtttgtaatcgatatggacttcgtccggatggattaggacgggtcttcacagactGATTCATAACTATAATTGCTATCATCGTTAATTCATCACAAAATTAAACTCAAATGTGACAATTTTGACCGATTTGACCTAATTTTTGACTATTGACCGATTTTTCTCGACTCTAACCCAACTTTTTTGACTGTTTTGACAGACTTTTGACCAATTTTTCCTGACTATGACCCAACTTTATTGACTGTTTGACCGACTTTCCTCGACTCTGACCCAACTTTTGACCGATAGTCACCAATTTGTACTTCTGTACTTTCGATCAAGACGGTCGAGACAGAGActggacgggctagtcaccaaaccgctGTAACGGCCATCGTAACGGCAAGAGACGGGGTCGTTTGCAACCATAAATTTTTtaacttatttattttataaatatcaaATTCACTAAACTAGTTTTCCTATAACTAATTAAGGATAAAAAGTGTTTACAGTATCCTTTTATTTTTgagaatatattaataataatttctagAGGATTAGATTTCTTTTTGAGATCTTTAACCTCATCCCCGAGTTCTACTAAAAACAGATATAGATAAATATTTTTGAAGgaaacataatataataatataaaatgttTAAACTTTGTTATCATATACTCCGTATAGCATTAGATTGCCAGCTGACTAAATCTGTGTTTATTCAGGAAAAGGTGAATTCCTTAGATGTACAGGTAAGCGGGAATCTTTCTACGTTTGTGGATGCAATTGAAGAAATTCTCGAGCAAAGCATGCACTCAGAACTCCAATCCAATAATAATCACTAGAGAAATGAGATAATGCTGCTAAGTACGTTCTAACTTCCATCAACTCGATGTATGTTCCTTAATCATATGAATTCCATATCTTTGGATTATTTTTGTTATGTGCAATTGATTTAGTTATCATCCTGCCATTTAGCTGCTCAATTACAGGATGATTTATTACTTATATGTAAAAAATGAATTAAGTATTCGGTCCACATGGTTTATGACTTATGCAAGGTTCTTGGTGTGGTGTCAAAAGTTAAACTAATGATCTGTTTGTTTCCAGATCAATAATCAATTAATCATACCATGCATTACTCTTGTTAATTTAGTTTATCTGGTCAATAAATTGGACTTGTTCTTTGTGTAATATTCAAATTACAACATTGACCTAGACCATGCCTATTAACTTTGACTTCTTCCGGGGGACATGACATCTATATTAACTGAATAAGAAAAAAAATCCATAGCAATGTCTCATCTTCCCGATGATATCTTAGTCAACATACTTTCGAGATTACCTGCAAAGTCTCTAGGGCAATTTAAATCTGTATGCAAGTGCTGGTTTTCCTTAATATCATCCGAAAATTTTGTTAATTTGCATCAGCATCATGCCATCTGTGATATACACACTAATCATTCTCGAGTATTTATCATGTCAAATAACTCAATGCACTCGGTAAATTATGAATCCCCTTCATGTTATGAAGGCGTTGATGACGATGCAGAGAGCATTGTCAGTTTAAATAATCCCCTAACAAAAGAAGCAGTTGGTGAAAAGCTGTTGGGGTCTTGTTACAGTTTGATATTTTTTGTATGTTTTGACGAGTGCATCCTCTTGTGGAACCCAACTACCCAGAAGACCCGACTAATACCAGACCCGATAATGACAGATGGCACTCCGTTTTACGGACTCGGTTATGATTTTTCCACAAATGATTACAAAATGGTAAGAGCCTCTTGTTCTATATCTAGTAAGTCCATCAGTTTTGGCGTTTTCAACCTCAAAACTGGATACTGGAAAATGGGTCAAGCCACCCATATTGACATAGAGGATAATCCAGATGAAATTGGGATTTTTTCAAATAGATCACTTAATTGGTTAGTTAGACATAGTGCCGGTTTTAATAAACTTGAAATTATTCTTTCGTTTGATATGAGAGATGAGATTTTTACAATATTCTCACTACCAGATTGTGGTGGATTTTCTTGTTTGGGAGATATGAAAGGTTGTCTGTATGCAGTTTCTGGCGGTGATGGTGCAGATGCAGATATATGGGTGATGAAGGAATATGGTTTGGAAAGCTCATGGAGTAAGGTAATTAAATTGAATTTTAGTGAGTTTTATTGCGATTATGAAATGTGGCCGGTGTGTTTTACGCTGGAAGATGATGTCATCATTGATTTAGATTCATGGACCATGGTGAGATACAGTTTAACGAATAAAACCATCAAGAAGTTTAAAAAACGTACTACTGATTGGCACGATTGGCTTGTCTATCACCAGACTCTAGTTTCACCTTAGATTGGTATTACATAGGGGTAATTTTCTGTACTTCTTACTTGAGTtgaaataataatgttatttagtATTATTTACTGTTTGATTGCGAACACATGTTGCTGTGATTGCTCATGCATATCAGTCCGGGTAAAACCGCTTAATGGGATGATTTATAACCCTTGATAATATATACGCCTCCATTGTCAATCCCAACTAGGTGTTGACTTGAAAGTTGAAGTCGTTATCTGAGGAGTATCCAAAGTACTACATTGACCTAGTCCAACACTATTAACTTTGACTACTAGAGTTCTAGGGGatattatatctatatctatattaattGAAGAGTACATTACGTTGTTTTCAGTTAATCTGAATAAGAAATCCATAGAAATGTCTCATCTTCCTCATGATATCTTAGTCAACATACTTTCGAGATTACCAGCAAAGTCTCTAGGGCAATTCAAATCTGTATGCAGGTACTGGTTCTCATTAATATCATCTGAAACTTTTGTTAAATTGCATCATCATCAAGCCCTTAATGATATACACACGAATCATTCCCGAATATTTATCATGTCAAATCATTCAATGCACTCGGTGGATTATGAATCCCCAGCATGTTATGAAGAaggcgttgatgatgatgatgcaaaGGGATTTGTCAGTTTAAACAATCCTCTAACAGAAGAAGCTGTTGGTGAAAGGCTGTTGGGGTCTTGTTACAGCTTCATCTATTTTGTTTGTTATAACCAGTGCATCCTCTTGTGGAACCCAACTACCCAAAAGACCCGACTAATACCAGACCCATCAATGACAGATGGCGATCCGTTTTACGGACTCGGTTATGTTTTTTCTACAGACGATTACAAAATGGTAAGAGCCTCTTGTTGTATATCTAGCAAGTCCATCAGTTTTGATGTTTTCAATCTCAATATTGGATACTGGAAAATGGGTCAAGCGTCTGATATTGATATAGATGATCCAGATTTAATTGAGATTTTCTTTAACGGATCACTTAATTGGCTAGTTAGATATAGAGGCGATCATGATAAGCGTGCAAAAGTTCTTTCTTTTGATATGAAATATGAGATTTTTAAAGTAACCACACTACCAGATTGTGGTGCATTTTTTAGTTTGGGAGATATGAAAGGCTGTCTATATGCAGTTTGTGGTGGTGATGGTGCAGATATGGAAATATGGGTAATGAAGGAATATGGTGCTGAAAGCTCATGGAGTAAGGTGATTAAGTTGAATTCTATTGAATTTCATTGTGGTTATCAGTTGTGGCCGGTGTGTTTTACGAAAGAAGGTGATGATGTCATTATCGATATAGATTCATGGACCATGGTGAGATACAATTTATCGAATAAAACCATCAAGATGTTTAAGTTCCGTGGTACTTATTTGCATGATTGGCTGGTCTATCACCAGACTTTAGTTTCATCTTAGTTAGACTGGTATTAATAGGCGTAACTTATGTACTTCATACATGATTTGAATAATATATGTGCTTACAATGCTTtagaattacaacctaaatgataactCACATATATGTGAGTACACAATGTCTCTAAAAAAAGGTGAACCATAG
The window above is part of the Rutidosis leptorrhynchoides isolate AG116_Rl617_1_P2 chromosome 1, CSIRO_AGI_Rlap_v1, whole genome shotgun sequence genome. Proteins encoded here:
- the LOC139896985 gene encoding F-box/kelch-repeat protein At3g23880-like; this translates as MSHLPDDILVNILSRLPAKSLGQFKSVCKCWFSLISSENFVNLHQHHAICDIHTNHSRVFIMSNNSMHSVNYESPSCYEGVDDDAESIVSLNNPLTKEAVGEKLLGSCYSLIFFVCFDECILLWNPTTQKTRLIPDPIMTDGTPFYGLGYDFSTNDYKMVRASCSISSKSISFGVFNLKTGYWKMGQATHIDIEDNPDEIGIFSNRSLNWLVRHSAGFNKLEIILSFDMRDEIFTIFSLPDCGGFSCLGDMKGCLYAVSGGDGADADIWVMKEYGLESSWSKVIKLNFSEFYCDYEMWPVCFTLEDDVIIDLDSWTMVRYSLTNKTIKKFKKRTTDWHDWLVYHQTLVSP
- the LOC139896993 gene encoding F-box/kelch-repeat protein At3g23880-like — translated: MSHLPHDILVNILSRLPAKSLGQFKSVCRYWFSLISSETFVKLHHHQALNDIHTNHSRIFIMSNHSMHSVDYESPACYEEGVDDDDAKGFVSLNNPLTEEAVGERLLGSCYSFIYFVCYNQCILLWNPTTQKTRLIPDPSMTDGDPFYGLGYVFSTDDYKMVRASCCISSKSISFDVFNLNIGYWKMGQASDIDIDDPDLIEIFFNGSLNWLVRYRGDHDKRAKVLSFDMKYEIFKVTTLPDCGAFFSLGDMKGCLYAVCGGDGADMEIWVMKEYGAESSWSKVIKLNSIEFHCGYQLWPVCFTKEGDDVIIDIDSWTMVRYNLSNKTIKMFKFRGTYLHDWLVYHQTLVSS